GAAAATAAGAAGGATGTGTTTGATTATTTTGAACCATATGATGTTCAGCAAGCAGTTCGTAATGCTCCTGCAGCCTCTGCTTATCCGGATGATAACGTGCTGATCCTGAATGAAAGCACACAGGCTGTTATTTATCCGGGTGGTGGTTCGGAAGAGAGGCATTTAATGCTGGCAAAAATACTAAACACTTCCGGGCTCGAAGGGTGGAAGGAATATGCAGCGAGTGTAAAGAACTGGCAGAACTATATTATTGAAGATGCCGAAGTGATTAAATCAAATGGGAGTAAGGTGCCCGCGGAGGTGAATGAAACTCAGATTGTATTCACTAATCTGGAAGTTGGGGATTGTGTTTTTGTGAGGTATAAACTATATAATTATTCGCAGGGACAGTTGGCAAACAAATTTTGGGATAGCTTTTACTTCAGCCATGGATATCCCTATATAAAGTCGGAGTATAGTGTTCTGGCTGCCCGGAACCAGAAATTATACTACAAATTTTCTCAGAAAGATATTGCTCCTGTAAAAACAGAATCAGATGAGTTTCTTTTGTACCATTGGGTTAACCAGAATCAACCTTCTCTTCAATATGAAGATAAGATGCCGCCTTTAGATGATGTTGCCAATGTTTTGAATGTGACGACTATTCCCGACTGGTCTTTCATCTCTAACTGGTATAATGATCTCGCTTCAGCTAAAGCGAAGCCAGCTTACGAAGTGAAAGAGGCGGTAAGTGTGGTTTTAGGAGGTGAAAGAAAACTCACTGACACGGAAAAAGCAGAAAGGATCTATAACTACATCACCAGCAATATAACCTATAGTTCTGTTCCTTTCAGGCAAAGCGGATTAATTCCGCAGAACCCTTCGGCTGTGCTAAATACGCGGATAGGTGACTGCAAAGATGTCTCCACGCTGTTTTTGTCAATGGCAAAAGAGGCCGGGATAAATGCGCAGCTCGTTTTGGTCAATACGAAGAACGCAGGGGTTGAAGCCATGGTGTTACCTTCAATTAACTTCAATCACTGTATCGTCAAAATCAATACCGATGGAAGAGAGAGGTATCTGGAGCTCACTTCTAATTATCTTCCTTTTAGCAGTTTTAGCGAAGGTGAGATTAACTCGGCAATCCTGGACATTGATGGAACAGCAGAGGCAAAATCTATTAAATATCTGGATCCTAAGACCCGGAAAATAAACTCCATACTTAGAAATACGTCCGTTTCGATAGAACAGGAGAATCTGGTTGTAAATGAAAAAAATGTCCGCGTTGCAGCTCCTGCAGCATATTTAAGAGAGGCTTACCTGAATTTAAGTGTAAAAGACAGGGAGAAAAAAATGCAGGAAGCACTAGGAAAATCATTCCAATCTGCAGAATTGATGAAATTGTCTTTTAGGAATCTTGAGAATGCAGGAAACCGCGACACCCTGTTCACTGATATCGCTTACCGTATAAAAGACGACGTCAAGACTGTAGGAGGTTTAAATATACTTTCTCTTCCGTGGTCGGATAAAGCAGCTCCGGCGGACTTTTCCTTGTCATTCCCGAGGCATTTTTCTTTAGACATTTCGCAACTGTACGACTTTGATTCTGAGAGCGAAACTCTTGTTCTTCAAATACCTGCAGGTAAGAAAATTATTGAAAATATCCCAGCGATAAACCTTTCAAACGAGTATATGGATTATAGCTTAACGGTGAAATCAAACGGAAAAAATATTACTTATTCCAGGACCCTGCGCCTTAAGAAGGCAATTGTTCCGGCAGCTCAGGTCGCCGCTTTTCAGGAGTTCTATAAGAAGATTATCTCCGCAGACAATAAACAGCTTGCTTTTCGGTAGGAAAGCCCGTTTACTTTTTACGACTTGCCGCGGTGTTCTGTAAATATTTAAAACACTTTAGCGTGTAGTTTTCTTGTAAGAAATACAATAAGAATACCTATGCGTTTAAATAAACAATATTTTAAAGATCTGTGGTTCGTAGTACTCGGCGCGGGAAAGGCTTTCGGCCAGGATAAAGCAATGAAGTATAGTGCATCTCTTGCCTATAGTACCGTTTTTGCATTATCACCGTTGCTGGTTCTTATCATTTCACTGGCCAGTATATTTTACGAAAAAGGCGAAATACAAAGCAAGCTCTTCCGCGAAATCGGTGCAATGGTAGGTCCGGATACTTCACATCAATTGCAGCTGCTGATTGAGAAGAGTGCTGTTTCTGGCGGCTCTACCATTTCTCTGATCATTAGTATCGTCGTTTTGCTTATAGGAGCAACGGCTATATTTACCGAAATCCAGGACACCCTGAACATCATTTGGAGAGTAAGACCGAAACCAAAGAAGGGATTTCAGAAATTGCTAATTAACAGAATTTTATCGTTTTCGATGATTATCAGTCTGGGTTTTTTGCTTGTTGTATCCCTTATTATTAACGGTATAGTAGCTGCCATAAGTGAAAGGTTGACAATTTATTTTCCGGATATAACCATAATTCTGGTTATGGCTTTTAATGTCGTCCTTACTTTTGTGATTATCTCCGTACTCTTTGGGATCATTTTTAAATTCCTTCCTGATGTTAGAATATCATGGAAAGATGTCAGGGTAGGGGCAATAGCAACCGCACTCTTGTTTATGCTCGGCAGGTTTCTGATAGGAATGTACCTTCAGATTGCAGGTACCGGTTCAGCATTTGGAGCCGCCGGTTCTGTGGTTGTTATCCTCACCTGGGTGTATTATACAGCAGCTATTCTTTATTTTGGCGCAGAATTTACGCAGGTATATGCAGAAAAATTCGGCACAGCTATAAAACCTTCTCCTTACGCTGTTCATGTAGTGCAGCAGGAAGAGGAGGTTGAAGTAGACGAACTTCCTCCGCAGGGCCATTGTGGTGTCGACGCAGATTCTGAGAAGCCTGAAGATTGCGATACTTAGAGAGCTTTACAGATATTTTCTAGCGTTGCCTGTCGGCATATCCAAACACCTTTTGAAGGAGTGAAGTGCTTCGTGCCGAAAAGTTCTGCCTGATATTCAATTCTTCCTGAGCAATCTGGACGAAAAGACCTTCAATTGCCTTTTGTGTTACATAAGCAGTAAGATCCGGATTGATATCAGTAACGAGAGGAATTTGGTTATATCGGGATACGACGTCGCCCCAGTATTTTGTTGCACCCACCTTGCCGAGGCTGCTCTGAATCACCGGTTTGAATTTTTCGGTAAGTTGAGCGTTTGTTACACGTTTAAAATACTGTGTAGCTGCATCATTCTGTTTTCCTAAGAGAATATTGGTTGCATCTGCAATAGTCATCTGCTTTATTGCCGAGATGAATATAGGCTTTGCTTCCGCAGCGGCATTCTCTGCCGCTCTGTTCAGGCTGGTGATCACATTGTCGCATAGCTGATTTAGTCCCAGGCTTCTTAATGTATTCTCTGCTTTTTTTGCCTCCGGTGGAAAAAGTATCTTTATGGCCATATTCCCCAGAAATCCGTCTTTGGCATTTAGTCTTTCTGCGCTGGTATTCGTGCCTACTTCGAGGGCCTGCTTCAACCCCAATGCTATTTCGGTAGAGGTGGGGGTGCCCAGCGATTGATTTAACACTTTAGCTGTTTGATTGAGGGTTTCACAGCTGCTTAACAAAAGACCGGTACATAACACCAAAATGCTTAAAGAATACTTCATATATTAATTTTCTGTAGCGGAGAGCAAATCCTTTGCCACTAATGCAGATGACTTCACAATCCGTAAAAACTCTGCCCTGTAACCTTCCGGATCTTTTCCTAAAGCTGACTGGGCTATTTCTGCTAAGTTAGCAAATGTTGCCTGTTGTGAAAATTCCGATTTTCTTAAGAGCATACCGTATCCTGCCACTGCAGAGGCAAACCGGAAGTCGTCCGACGTAGCGCTCCATGGCGTTTTGTGGTCAACAACCGGTTTCTCAATCAATCTGCTTCGGTCCTCATCAGGCTTTTTATACCGGAGTTTAATGGTAAGAAGTTCATCGCCGTTTGAGGAAAGGTTTGGTGCCTCGTTCTTCTGGTATTTTAATTTGTCAACGGAGTCAGTAAATTTACTTTTGACGCCGGCAGGGATAATTTCATACAATGCCGTTACCCTATGTCCTGCTCCAAGGTCACCGGCATCTTTCTGATCATTATTAAAGTCTTCTTTATTGAGCAGCCTGTTTTCGTAGCCTATAAGACGGTAGGCTTGAACTTTGGAGGGATTAAATTCAATCTGCAGCTTTACGTCTTTTGCAATAGTAAACAGAGTTCCGCCAAACTCTTTGACCAGTACTCGCCGGGCTTCACTTATATTGTCGATATATGCATAATTGCCATTGCCTTTATCGGCAAGAGTCTCCATTTTGCTGTCCTTGTAATTACCCATACCATAACCCAGTACAGAGAGGAAAACACCGCCTTTCCTTTTTTCTTCAATGAGACGCTGCATTTCGCCATCGCTGGATACACCGACATTAAAATCGCCGTCTGTGGCGAGTATCACCCTGTTTGTGCCTCCCTTAATAAAGTTCTTTTCAGCAATTGCATAAGCCGCTTTTATTCCTTCTCCCCCGGCAGTAGAACCACCTGCGGCAAGCTGGTCAATGGCGTTTTTTATCGTAAGCTTTTTGTCTCCTTGAGTAGATGGCAGCACCTCTCCGGCATGCCCGGCATAGGTAACAATAGCCACCTTGTCGGTTTTCCTGAGCTGATCAACCAGCATTTCTAGAGATGCTTTCACTAGCGGTAGCTTATTGTATGAGAACATTGATCCGGATACATCAATAAGAAATACGAGATTGGATGGTGGGAGTTCTTTAGTGTCAGTTTTTTTACCCTGTAGGCCAATCCTTAAAAGCCGGTGATTGCTATTCCATGGAGCTGTCGAAATTTCCGTATTTACCGAAAAAGGGTGGTCTCCCGTTGGCTGGGGATACTCATAGTCAAAATAGTTGATCATTTCTTCGATGCGTACAGCATCAACAGGCGGAAGCTTACCTTCGTTGATAAAGCGGCGGATATTGCTGTATGATGCGCCATCTACATCTATTCCAAAAGTAGAAAGTGGATTTTCTTTTGTGCCCATAAAGCGGTTTTCGTTGATTGCCGCATATGATTCGGTATTGTAATCTTCATCTCGTGCTATACCTCTGATCATCATCCCTGACGATGCTCCTCTGATCATTATCGGGGAAGAACCCGATCCGGTTATTAAGGTCTTCTTCTGTGTCCCATGCCCAACTATAACCACTTCATTTAGTTGATCATTGTTGACTTCAAGAGTAACATCCATTTTCTTCCTGCCGCTAAGTGCAACTTCTTTTTTTTTGAATCCAATACAGGCGAAAACTAATACAGACTTTTTCTCTGGTACCTTTATCGTATACTTTCCGTCAATCGCGCTTGTTGCGCTGATATTAGTGTTCTTCACTTTCACTGATACTCGGGGAACAGGCAGTCCGTCTGCTGCACTTCTGATCGTTCCTGAAATAGTATAAACACGGGTGCCGGTAAATGCGTAAAGCATCAGAAAGACCAGAACAGAGAGGGAGCTTAAGATCTTTTTCATAATCATCAGTTTCAATTGTGATGAAACAATCTCTTATATTCCATAATCCGGCAAAAAAAATTTATACTTGAATGTGGAAAATCGGAAATTCCGCATCCTTAATAGTATAGTAGTAATTAACTCCTTTAGTAGGTTGTAGAAGAATCGTCGCTTTGAGGTTTATCAAAAATAAATTACATTCTGCTGAAGCTGATGAAGCTGCAATACTGAGTGACTACCGTCGTACCGGAGATCTTGAGTTGTTGGGAAGGCTTTATCAGGGCTACATGCCACTCGTTTACGGATTATGCCTCAAGTATTTCAAAGACGAAGAGTTAAGCAAAGATGCAGTAATGCAGATATTCGAGCAGCTGATCGATAAACTCAGGAGGCATGAGGTAAGTAATTTTAAGAGCTGGCTGTATACTCTTGCCCGGAATTATTGTCTGATGGCCTTAAGGTCGAGTTCAAAACACATCTTCGTGCCGGTTGAGGATGGTGTTATGGAAAGGGATGGAATAGTGCATCTTAATATAGATGAGTCTAAAGAAAATGCGTTAAGCTCTATGGAGAAATGCATGGAGAAGCTCCCTGACGATCAGCGCATCAGTATTGATCTGTTTTACCTGCAGGAGAAGTGTTATAAAGAAGTGGCTGATATCACGGGCTTCGATATGAATAAAGTGAAAAGCTATATTCAAAATGGCAAGAGAAATCTGAAAATTTGTATGGAGAAGAATAGTGGAAACGAATAGAATTAAATACAGCGTAATACAGCAATACCTTGAGGGAAAGCTTGACCCAAGAGATATGCATGAGCTTGAGAAACAGGCTCTGGAAGATCCTTTTCTAGCAGAAGCGCTGGAAGGATATTCTGAGACGGAGGTTCAGGCAGCACCGCATCTCAGCCTTTTGCAAAGGCAACTCGACGAGCGGATCGCGCAACAGCAGGAAAATAAAAATACATTCTTTTTTACCTGGCAGCGTTTAAGCATCGCTGCAGCTGCCGGCCTTATGTTTATTTCTGCGGGTATATTGTTTTGGATGAAGGGCGACAACCGTGAAACGAGAGTGGCTAAGCATGTAGAGGTGAAGTTAACGCCTGTTGACAGTTTGTATAATGAGCCGGAAGCGAACGACATGGCATCTTTAGAAAAGGAACCTGTTACAGTAGGGAGCCCCTCCATTGAAAAAAGTCGCCCGCAGATAAAGAAAAAAAGTTCAGTCACTCCAGAGAGCGTAACGCTCACCGCGAAGCCGGGAGATAGCAGGTTGTCTTCTGTTCAGATTGCCGCAGACACAGACAGGCTGGGTGAAGTGGTGGTAGTTAGTCACGGATCTCAATCAAAAAAAGATATTACAGGGGCTGTGTCTTCAGCCGATTCTTCCCCCCGAATCATGATCAGGGGACTTAGTTCGTTGCCTGCCGGTGAAAATGCCCGAGTTGCTTCCATATCTTTGGCTGATAATAAAACCATTTTGGGCAAAGTGATCTCCAAAGAAGATGGTTCTCCTTTACCGGGTGTTTCGGTAAGGCTTGAGGGTACGTCAAAGAGCGTCACGACGAATGTAAGCGGCGAATTTGCTCTGGCTGACTCTGTGGGCGGGAGAATCAGTTTTGCTTATATCGGTTATACATCGCAGGTAAAGAGAGCGCAGCCGGGACAAACGCTTATGGTTGAAATGCAGCCTCAGAATAGTGCGTTGAGCGAAGTTGCGGTAGTTGGGTATGGTTCTGCCGTAAAAAAACAAGGAAAACCTGTTCCTGCTATTGGTTGGAAGAAATATAACGAATACCTCAAAAACAGTGTGCGGTCTGCAGATGGCGTGTTGAAAGGCAATGTAACCCTGCGTTTCGTGGTCAAGCCAGGCGGTGAACTGAGTGACTTTCACATAGAAAAAGGCCTGAATGAGGCATCCGACAACGAAGCTATCCGCATAATAAAAGAAGGGCCATCATGGATGCCCGGGGCAGTTGATTCTGAGGCCCGGGTGACGATAAAATTTAATTAGTAACGTCTTTTTACTTTTTCGATGAAGTATATATTCATTTCTACTCTATGTCTTTTTTTTGGCGCATGTCAGCAGAATAAGCCCCATAGTTCTAATGAAGGAAGTGCTGACCCTCATTCGTATTCAAATCCTCAGCAGGCAGTCGTAAAGCATCTTGATCTCGACCTTAAAGTTGATTTCGAATCTCACATCCTGTCAGGCCGGGCAGAATGGACGATTGAGAATGGAACGAATAGTGATACTATCATCTTTGATACCCGTGGGCTCAAAATAGAGAAAGTGGTTTTGGGAGAGGATGTCAAAGAGACATCTTTTACTCTGGGTAAGGAAGATAAGTTTCTCGGGCAACCATTGAAGGTGCATATTAAGCCTTCCTCTACAAAGGTGACTATCTGGTACAAAACCTCTGAAGAGGCCGCCGCCTTGCAATGGCTCACGCCTGCTCAAACTGCCGGTAAGAAACACCCCTTCCTGTTTACGCAATCTCAGGCTATTCTTGCTCGTACATGGATCCCCTGTCAGGATAGTCCGGGAATTCGTTTTACCTATAATGCTGTGGTGACAGTACCCCATGAGCTAATGGCAGTGATGAGCGCTGAAAATTCACAGAAGCTTAGAACTGACGGCGTATATCATTTTAAACAAGTTCACGCCATTCCTTCGTATTTAATGGCTCTTGCCGTTGGCGATCTTCAGTTTCAGAAAACCGACGAACGGACAGGCGTTTATGCCGAACCAGTAACTCTGCCCAAGGCTGCATGGGAATTCGCAGAAATGGGAAAAATGGTTAACGCTGCAGAAAAACTATATGGTCCCTATCGTTGGGGACGTTACGATGTGTTGGTACTGCCGCCAAGTTTTCCTTTTGGTGGAATGGAGAATCCGATGCTTACTTTTGCCGCACCCACTGTTATTGCCGGCGACCGTTCTCTTGTAAGTCTTATAGCTCACGAGCTTGCACACAGTTGGAGTGGTAACCTGGTTACGAATGCTACATGGAACGACTTCTGGCTGAACGAAGGGTTTACCACTTACTTTGAACGCCGGATTGTTGAGGCGGTTTACGGAAGAGAAGAAGCCGAAATGCAGGAAGTCCTGGGTTTCCAGGCTCTCAAGGAGTCCATTGGAGAATCTGGTGACGATACAAAACTTAAAGGTAACTTCGCTGGGCGGGACCCGGATGAGGGCATGACGGATATTGCTTATGAAAAAGGATATTTCTTTCTAAAAACGATTGAGCGAGCGGCAGGACGCGAAGCTTTTGACAAGTTCTTAAAAGGATATTTTGACCAGCATGCCTTTAAGTCAGTAACGACCGAAGAGTTCGTCAAATATCTTGAATCTAATCTTCTTGCTAAGAATGCTGGCCTCAGTGATAAGATTGGAGTATCTGGCTGGATTTATCAGACTGGTCTCCCTTCAAATATTGCTCCTGTGAATTCAGGAAAGTTTAACGCAATAGATTCATTGGTTGCGCGATGGAAAGCAACAAATAAGA
The window above is part of the Arcticibacter tournemirensis genome. Proteins encoded here:
- a CDS encoding YihY/virulence factor BrkB family protein; translated protein: MRLNKQYFKDLWFVVLGAGKAFGQDKAMKYSASLAYSTVFALSPLLVLIISLASIFYEKGEIQSKLFREIGAMVGPDTSHQLQLLIEKSAVSGGSTISLIISIVVLLIGATAIFTEIQDTLNIIWRVRPKPKKGFQKLLINRILSFSMIISLGFLLVVSLIINGIVAAISERLTIYFPDITIILVMAFNVVLTFVIISVLFGIIFKFLPDVRISWKDVRVGAIATALLFMLGRFLIGMYLQIAGTGSAFGAAGSVVVILTWVYYTAAILYFGAEFTQVYAEKFGTAIKPSPYAVHVVQQEEEVEVDELPPQGHCGVDADSEKPEDCDT
- a CDS encoding DUF4197 domain-containing protein, with translation MKYSLSILVLCTGLLLSSCETLNQTAKVLNQSLGTPTSTEIALGLKQALEVGTNTSAERLNAKDGFLGNMAIKILFPPEAKKAENTLRSLGLNQLCDNVITSLNRAAENAAAEAKPIFISAIKQMTIADATNILLGKQNDAATQYFKRVTNAQLTEKFKPVIQSSLGKVGATKYWGDVVSRYNQIPLVTDINPDLTAYVTQKAIEGLFVQIAQEELNIRQNFSARSTSLLQKVFGYADRQR
- a CDS encoding vWA domain-containing protein, with the translated sequence MKKILSSLSVLVFLMLYAFTGTRVYTISGTIRSAADGLPVPRVSVKVKNTNISATSAIDGKYTIKVPEKKSVLVFACIGFKKKEVALSGRKKMDVTLEVNNDQLNEVVIVGHGTQKKTLITGSGSSPIMIRGASSGMMIRGIARDEDYNTESYAAINENRFMGTKENPLSTFGIDVDGASYSNIRRFINEGKLPPVDAVRIEEMINYFDYEYPQPTGDHPFSVNTEISTAPWNSNHRLLRIGLQGKKTDTKELPPSNLVFLIDVSGSMFSYNKLPLVKASLEMLVDQLRKTDKVAIVTYAGHAGEVLPSTQGDKKLTIKNAIDQLAAGGSTAGGEGIKAAYAIAEKNFIKGGTNRVILATDGDFNVGVSSDGEMQRLIEEKRKGGVFLSVLGYGMGNYKDSKMETLADKGNGNYAYIDNISEARRVLVKEFGGTLFTIAKDVKLQIEFNPSKVQAYRLIGYENRLLNKEDFNNDQKDAGDLGAGHRVTALYEIIPAGVKSKFTDSVDKLKYQKNEAPNLSSNGDELLTIKLRYKKPDEDRSRLIEKPVVDHKTPWSATSDDFRFASAVAGYGMLLRKSEFSQQATFANLAEIAQSALGKDPEGYRAEFLRIVKSSALVAKDLLSATEN
- a CDS encoding RNA polymerase sigma factor; translated protein: MRFIKNKLHSAEADEAAILSDYRRTGDLELLGRLYQGYMPLVYGLCLKYFKDEELSKDAVMQIFEQLIDKLRRHEVSNFKSWLYTLARNYCLMALRSSSKHIFVPVEDGVMERDGIVHLNIDESKENALSSMEKCMEKLPDDQRISIDLFYLQEKCYKEVADITGFDMNKVKSYIQNGKRNLKICMEKNSGNE
- a CDS encoding carboxypeptidase-like regulatory domain-containing protein, coding for METNRIKYSVIQQYLEGKLDPRDMHELEKQALEDPFLAEALEGYSETEVQAAPHLSLLQRQLDERIAQQQENKNTFFFTWQRLSIAAAAGLMFISAGILFWMKGDNRETRVAKHVEVKLTPVDSLYNEPEANDMASLEKEPVTVGSPSIEKSRPQIKKKSSVTPESVTLTAKPGDSRLSSVQIAADTDRLGEVVVVSHGSQSKKDITGAVSSADSSPRIMIRGLSSLPAGENARVASISLADNKTILGKVISKEDGSPLPGVSVRLEGTSKSVTTNVSGEFALADSVGGRISFAYIGYTSQVKRAQPGQTLMVEMQPQNSALSEVAVVGYGSAVKKQGKPVPAIGWKKYNEYLKNSVRSADGVLKGNVTLRFVVKPGGELSDFHIEKGLNEASDNEAIRIIKEGPSWMPGAVDSEARVTIKFN
- a CDS encoding M1 family metallopeptidase, whose amino-acid sequence is MKYIFISTLCLFFGACQQNKPHSSNEGSADPHSYSNPQQAVVKHLDLDLKVDFESHILSGRAEWTIENGTNSDTIIFDTRGLKIEKVVLGEDVKETSFTLGKEDKFLGQPLKVHIKPSSTKVTIWYKTSEEAAALQWLTPAQTAGKKHPFLFTQSQAILARTWIPCQDSPGIRFTYNAVVTVPHELMAVMSAENSQKLRTDGVYHFKQVHAIPSYLMALAVGDLQFQKTDERTGVYAEPVTLPKAAWEFAEMGKMVNAAEKLYGPYRWGRYDVLVLPPSFPFGGMENPMLTFAAPTVIAGDRSLVSLIAHELAHSWSGNLVTNATWNDFWLNEGFTTYFERRIVEAVYGREEAEMQEVLGFQALKESIGESGDDTKLKGNFAGRDPDEGMTDIAYEKGYFFLKTIERAAGREAFDKFLKGYFDQHAFKSVTTEEFVKYLESNLLAKNAGLSDKIGVSGWIYQTGLPSNIAPVNSGKFNAIDSLVARWKATNKTAGLKDRIKTTNELLYFIKALPENLSASQMALIDKELAITKSGNAEIQCAWYTLAVRHQYKPAYARTEEFLVNVGRRKFLLPLYKEMAATPEGKAWAIQIYKKARPNYHSVSYNTIDQILK